The Canis lupus familiaris isolate Mischka breed German Shepherd chromosome 19, alternate assembly UU_Cfam_GSD_1.0, whole genome shotgun sequence DNA segment CTTCTGCCTCGTATGCCCGCTCACATTAGTGTCTGGGGAAGGCTAACTCCCATCAAATGACATCACTATTCAAGAAGTCACTTTACTTGGGTCACATGTCTCAGTTTTGAACTTTGACCCCATTGGGAGCACCCCCCCACCATCTACACCAGAACTTCTGGGCATCATTTTCCATGTGCAGGCTGGGCTGGCACTGGGCTATCACCATTCTCAGAATCCACTGACACAGATCAATTCTCTGAATGCCTTTGACCATGTCTACTTCCCAGCAGCCACCAGCACCTTTGAGGACTGCCAAATTCTGTACTCTTCATTGGCAAGACTTCTCACTATCCAGTGCCACTTTCCATCAAAGGTATGCTGCCGCCACCCATACCAAACAGTTGCCCTTCCCTGCCGTTCCGGTTTCTCCCATTCCAGCACGGAGCACGCCTGAGGCTGCCTTGTGTGGTGCAGGCACTGAGCCAGGAAGATGTGCGTGTGAATGCTAGCTCTTAGGTTACTCACCAGCTGAGTGGCCTTGGCCAAGTCACTGCACTCTGATGCATCCCTGCACTCTGATGTTCTTCTGGCTGAACTAGGTCTAAGACCAGGACATGGGCTTcggagagaagagagagctggCTGGCCTCAAGGAGCTTCTCCCTTGACCCCTTTTCAGCCTTGCATCCTTACCTGCATAATGGGAACAGCATCTCCTTCCTCACCAAGACTGTGGGAGTGATTGGAGTAGAACATCTAGCAGGGAGGGCCTgccaattgtctttttttttttttttttaagattttatttattcatggaagacagagagagagagagagagagaggagagagagagatgtaggccaagagagaagcagactccgtgcagggagcccaatgtgggacttgatcccaggactccaggatcacgccatgggctgaagggaggtgcccaaccgctgagccacccaggcatccctctttattACTTTCCAACAAcctacacccaacacaggggtCAAGCTCTAGCCTCTCTTCGTGTGACCTTAAACCCTTGCCTTCTGGGTCCTggtctcccctctccctgctgagcacctgtCTCCCCACTCGGTTTTGTCTGCTGAGCTGCCTAGGGTCTGGCTGCCCATGGGCCTGGGACTGTGGGAATGCTCTTTGGCAGATGCACAGTTTATTCCTGCCTGGGGCTTCTAGCCTTGCTCCTTTGCTCTGGAACTGTGGACTAGAGGGGCTTCAGACAAACCTCAAATACTTGCCAACTTTGCTTTCCTCAGAGCTTGAGGTCAGCAATGTCCCCAGCAGAGGGCTGGCAGTCCTTTGGCCTAAAGTCTCAGCCAGCCCACCTGGTCAGTGTGGctggaagggggaggaaggggaaggaaggaagaaggaaggctaGTTCTGTAATCCTTTTCCTCCCCACCAAAGGTATGCTTCAGGCTTGGAAGAGGCAGGCCACCTGCCTTGCACCCCAGCAGAGTAGAGGGCGAGCTCAAACACTTCCAGACACCATCTTTAGaagaaggaagtgaggaagagCGATCAGAACAGAGTAAACTATTTCAAGGACCCAGACTACCAAAGACTTAAAGTAACAAATGCAACTTTAATTGATTTCTGGATAAAAACTACTCAGTGCAGGTCAGTAACCATGGCAGCCCCTACTCTGTTGGAGCCATGTCCTGCATGGTCTTCAGGACCTAGGTTAACGGGCTATTTGCATGATTTCATGTCATCTACAGTATTAGAAAAACAAGGCATTAGATCAGTTTAGACAAAATGCACTGCTGGCAGCCAAATCCAGTTGTTATATTCCGTATTTTTTCTTTAGATCTTCTACTTTGTTGACGTAAGCTTTCATGGCATCTTCCTTGGAAGTCCCTGTAAGAGATCAACAGGATTATTTATAGAGGAGCAACATGGTAGAAAAACAGCAGACTTAAAGCCCAGTTTCTCACCTGTCAAGTAGGGTTTCTATTCCCTGCACCTCACAGACTTGGCCAGAATTCAACTTGAAATACTTAAGGAGTTCAGCCCACAGTGGATGCTCCATAAAGCACTGAACCCGTTACTGTGTCCAGCTGTCCTGAGGACTGTCATTGGTCTACTGGCCACATGAGTCTCCTAATCTGAGTGAGTGTCAACCTGAGCCCTGGAAGAAAGGCTGGACAATCCAGACAGGTAGGAAAGCTTAAAAGTGGGGAGCGGCAGTGATTTTACTGGTCCTGTGGACTCTTGTGGTTGGCTCTGACCTCTCTCTCTTCGGGGCTGATTTTCTATCAGAGATTTAAGCTGgtggtgaaaaagaaaagccaggaacCCTATTCTCCCTGGAGAGAAGTTGTGAGAAAAGTTTTGAGAACTCTGAGCAAAAGCAGCTGGCTTGTGCAGGAAAAGGAGGCAGATCTTCACTTTTACACTGCAGTCCAAAGGGCACAGACCATGTCCCTCAGAGGCAGTAATACCCAGTTTCCTGGATTCTGCAGTGGAGGAGAGACACTGGGGATCGGAGAGCTTTCTGAAGCACTGCAGAGTGCCTGGACGCTGATGTACGAATGGCCAGTGACAATGGGCAGTCAGATGGGCATTCCTGTTCTAGTTACTTGCAAATCCTAGGAGTGTATTTATTGTATTCTGGCCTTTTTTGAATCCCAGGGTTTTTCATTTGCAGGAAGACAGAGGACTTATTCAGAAACTAGCTAGTGAGAACACAAAAGCTGGCAGGCACTTCAGTGCCAACTTTTGGGTCTTGCTGCCGCAGGTGGCACGTGATGAAGTCGGAGCTGGGATACTTCTTGGCTGCTGTTGCTTAGCATATAATAGCTCCATTCATGGGGCCTACGATGTGCCAGCAGCTTGCCACACATTAGCTCATTCCTTTCCTTTATGTGCCTTTCTGGTTGCAAAGGAGCTGGGGAGGGCTGCTtgagctgggggggtgggggtggggatggggtcaCTGCCTGGCCTTGTGAAGAAGAGGAAGGTATGGGCAGGAAACCACTCCTTCTTGTGAATACATATAAAGCCCAGGCCAACTATttcacccccactccaccccagtCTGTTTTTAAGTAACCTggtccccagcccctcctctccaGATGATACCACTGCTCAGAGATGGTGTTCTTGGAGAAGGTAGACATGATATTAGGAGAAAAAGTAGGTGGCCcagttttttttcctactctggcCGGGTCAGGCTGGTTTCTAGCATGTGCCTTCATCcactctgttttctctcctcaTCCCTTACACTCCATAAGGGAGAATATTTTATCCCTGGGCTTCACAGACTAGGGAAATGGATTAGGAACAATTACCTTTCAGCTGATTCCAGGCATCCCACTTGGCCTTGCCTCTGAGATCCAACAGCCCAGGCCGTTCTgaaacaagagaaggaaaagacattAGATCTGCTTCAAGGTCTAATGGAGAACATTATTGTTCCCTGGCTCTGTTAAGTGGGTCTAACATAGCGGGTTCTGCCTTCAGAAACCCAGATGTACAGAAATCCAAATTTAAGCTCTagagaaaacagggagaaaacTGTTCTCATTACTAGGCAGTCTTtgtcttaaaagttaaataacaccggggatccctgggtggctcagcggtttagcacctgcctttggcccagagcacgatcctggagtcccgggattgagtcccacatcaggctcccagcatggagcctgcttctccctctgcctctctctctctctctatgtctaccatgaataaataaataaaaatcttaaaaaaaaaaaaagttaaataactccaaaatttctccttttaaacAAATACTACAACCTTCATAAGGCTTAAACTTCAAATGCTAAAAAGGGAATACCATAAAGCTTCCCTCCCACCCATGCTCTCAGCCACCCAATTTCTCTCCTTCAGTTGTTACTGCTATCAGTTTTCTGGTGACTCTTTCTGTGAACAGTCTGTTCATATCCTGGCCCCATTTTTCTACCAAATTGTTAGTCTAATTCTTGTTAATTTGTGGGCGTCCCCTCACCCCGCCCCAAAGGCAAAGTATTCTTTAGGTTATATCATGATTTTATGCTTCCAGACCTGTCATCAGCGGCACCTGGGAACATACTCACTACTTCCCTGCTGACCTATTTTACTGCCATGCtgagaaaaaaaggcaagaggagCAATCTCAGTGCCTGAGGCCTGGACCACGGTGTCTGAGAAACATCAAGGCTCCCCAGGTGCTTTCAGAGAAGCATTCCCAGGGATGCTTGAAAAGGCACCTACAGAGTCATCATGTAGGAAGAGTGAGCACACTCCAACCGCCCtttttgtgatgatggaaatatGCACATTTGCACTAATTCAGGGTCACTGGCCACTTGTGGCACTTGATATGTGGCTTGTACAACTGAGGACTGAGCTCTGGATTTTACTTaactattttcaatttaaatttagatAGCCACACGTAGTAGTGactatattggacagtgcagcCCTAGAATGAGCTGATGCCTTCCCAGTCAGGAAGCGACAGATTTCCCGAAGCCAGTCCACATACTCATCATGTAAAAGCAGGGCAGAGGCCAGTGTCTGGGAAAATCTTGTTTGGCAGAAAAGCATCTCAGCCCCTCTGGTCACCCTCACTTCATAGGAGACCTAATGGCCTCCTCCTCCTTAGGAGAATATAGAGTTTATAAACCCAACATAGAACTCACCCTTGCCCCAAAGCCTCTCTCAGCTAAGCCCTTTCTGGTAACTTTGATTTGGCACTGCTCATAATCCTTAGCTCTGGGCACCATTTCCTGCTTCCAGATGGCTGGCAGGCACCCACATGCTCCATCCACTGCCCACCCCAAGTATAGTGGAATTGGCCATACTCACCCTCCTCCTGAACAGAGGAGTGGAGTGACCTCCTTCTAGGCTGCCACGGCCACTGCCTCTGAGTCCCTGCATAGATTGCATCATGCTGTTGCCTCAGTACACACCTGAGCTTCAGGCATTTAGGAGGCAGAATAAAAACTGtccaaagcaggaaagactgtaTTCAGAATACGGTAGTCTAAACTACGCATCAAAATCTGCACCAAGAGTTTTCAATATGGAAGAAACAGTCAGGAGGAACCATGGTCAGCAAAAACGCTTCTGATCTGCCACAGGAAGCCAGCTGCTTCTCTGCTCCTGATATCTGAACTTGGCCCAGCTGCCAAGTGCTCTGATTTTGATCCTGCCTATCTGGGGTGGAAGTAGTATGGTTCAACAGAGCTGCTACTTGCTGCTACAACAGAGCTGCTACAAAGCTCTGTCTAGTAACAGAGCTGCTACAGAGTTGACAGCTTGGACCACATCTCTTCCAGGCTGGGGTCTCTGCTTCCTCCCAAGCTGATAGAAAATGCTGGTGGTAACTGGTAAAGCCCTTCCAAAACTAGGATTTGAATTCTGGTACCTGAGCCACCAAGAACAGTGCAGGGTCTATGAGCCCCATTCAGGAACATGATCTTTGGGGGAGGACCCCATGGGCCATTACCATGTCCCACCTGAAGAGTCGGACTCTGGGTGGTTTTGAGTGTGCAGTCCCCACAGATTAAGAGTACTAGCACTCATCAAGGCTGCTGAGCCTGCTTTGATGAGTAGGGGCCTTCCCAAGCTCATCTCAGCATACCTGTGTTTATGTCACCTACAGTTGCTTGTTTGTAGTGGCTGTAGATGTACAACATCTCATCATCTGCTGGCTTGGTCTTGAGGTGCTTAACATCCTCGGCAGCTTTGTCAAACTCAGCCTAAacatgagggagaggagagggctaAATAGAGCTCAGTAACGGGGAGAGACGCGTTGGAAAGGCAGCGCTCCTGCCATGCCCGTGAGGAAAAGCAGGGTCTTATCTTCCCAACAGGGCAGGCAGAAAGACCCAGCAGAACGAGGAGGGGAAGCACATCGGTTCACTCGTTTGATGGACAATAGGTACTGGACGCTCTCACCGcaccatgtgccaggtgctagGAACGCAGTGGTGAAGGAAGCATGTACTTCCCTGAAAAAACCAGCGTGGTCACTGCCTGACCACTCCTGGGTCAGGGCGGGGTCCCTAGAAAGCCCTGCTCTGTGGATAGGGCTAGCACCGCGGGTTCGAATCGGGTGAGAAGGGCACGGGCCTGAGGGCGGCGGTGTCAGCAGCCCCCGGGACTGGGCGCTCAGCGCTGACCTCTATCCCACTGTTGGGACTGGAAGGAGGTGGGACGAATCGGAGGTCAGGCCTCACAACCCCATCTCCGAAAAGCGGCTGTACTGGAAGAAGGGAAAAGGCCTCTGGGTTATCTGTCCCCAagccctccccttcctgcccgCTGCACGCTGAGCCCCTACGTGCCCTGACCTCCAAGCGGTCAGCCGGGACTTCCTTACTTCTCCGCTCCGCATGGCgtccctcctgctgccctgaCCTCCCGGATGGAGAACTTCGTCCCCTCGCTCCTTCAGTCCACGGAGCCCTGCGACCTACCGTCTTTCCACCTAGGACCCTCCCCTCCGACCCCTGACCCGGCTTCCCCGCCGAGTCCGCCCCCCGGCAACTTGGCAGCAGCTGCGGGTGCGCAGCGGCGTCCGCGTCCCTAAGTTCCGCTCCCCGGGCCCCGTGCAGGGAGTCGGAGCTGGGCGGGGGCCAGCaggcgcggcggggccggggggcggagAGCCCGCGGAGCCGTGCCCGGAGGTGCCTCgtcccccgcggcccccgggcGAGGCAAGCCCTCTACCTGAGACATGCTGGCGGGTCGCGAGCCCTCGGgacggcgggcggggcggcgaaGAGCAGGAAGCGGCGGCGCAGCGCTCGGCTGGCAGCGCCTTTAGAGGCGCAGCCGCAGGCGGCTCCCGGGCGGCTCCCGGGCCGGCGCCGAGCAGCCAATCAGCAGCCAGCTCCGGCCGGGGGGCGTGCCCAGCGCCGCCGCGCCGCCCGACTCGCCCCAACCCACGTGGGTTTGCTCGCTCGCGCGCTCGCAGTGCGGAGCCGAACGGGACGCCgggagcaggtggggggcggggaggccgggcgcCGGGTGGGCGGGGGCCGGAGGGGCCGGAGGGCCGGCGGGCAGGAGCCGGGTCGGGGGCAGGAGCCGggtcgggggccgggggccgggggccggggagggccgggggcggggtggAGCGGGCGGCGGCCGAAGGGCAGAGACTTCTACGGGTCTCGTGTCTCCCGGAAGTCGCGCCTCCGGACGGGTCGCCCCGCGGGCCCGGGGAGGGTCCGGAGATGCCCCGGGGCGGCGCCTGCGGCCTGCGCGGTCGGGGGATGCGGGAGCCGAGGCCTGCTCCGCCCGAGCTTGGGGCGCGCTGCGACCGGCCCGCGCGTTTGACCGTGAATTGCTCTACCGGGTGCCGTAGAGCCCGTGCCCCTGTCTTGTCTTAGCAAACGTGACCTGGAGCCGGTTCCCAGCAAGTCTCTGTTGAGCGAGTGGCTCTCCTTCGTTCGTAAATGTTTACTGAGCTCTTTGCTGCCGGACTTGCCCTCGTTTAGACCGTGAGGTCACAGCAGTTAAGGAAACCTACATTCCTGCCACTTACGTTGGGGACGAGAGTGAAATAAGTAGAAACATTGTTAGGGGGTTAGGGAGTTGGAAGTTTACAGTTTTCCACGGGAGGTGGAGGGTTAAGGGAAGACaacacttgggaaaaaaaaaaaaaaaaaaaaccctcgaggaggggaaggagggttCCAGGCAGAAAATAAGGGTAGAAGTGTGAGCGAGGAGTGGAGTCAAAGGGTAAAAGAGATGAGACCGCGGAGTTAAAGGGGCGCAGGCCGGCTAGACGATGCAGAGCTTGCGCTTTATAGGAACTTTGGggattttgacttttattttgagATGGGAAGCCAGAGGCTGGTAGGCACAGAATGATGAGACTGAGGGGAAGCTCATCTTTGCAAAGCTGTCACGGAGGCTGATGTTCTCTATGGGGACAGAAAGAGCAGCACAGGTGGATGCCAGAATTTGAGGTTGATGAGAATTTTCTGGTGGTTCCAGAGCTGGGTGAAGGGAGGAAATGGATGGAAAATTCTCTGGAGGTCATTCCTCCAATTTGCATCAAGAGGACTAGACTATAaatcctcttcccctcccctcattTACAGTGACAGGTGTTTAGAAAGAAAGGCCTGGCGGAAGCTTTCAGATACAACTTCCTAACTAGTGGTAGTCCAGCctttataaaatgggaagaagtGGAGATGCAGTAGCAGACAGCAGATCTGGAGGCTTCAGTCTGTGAATAATTTTGGTAGAGAAAGCAAAGCCAAACAAGTATCAACAAAAAGTTTGGAGTTAAATTTGGGGAGATTACATTTAAATCTTAAGGAATgtagccgcccccccccccccccccccccccccccccccccccccgcaaagtGACAATTCAAAGCTGTTCTTTTCCCCCTCTGAGGTACAGATGaaatctggattctttttttgttccatCATTTAGTGCTTACAGATTTCTTGATGGAAATTCAGATTATTGTCTGTGTGGGTCAGATGTATAGTCAAATGTACCTTAAAGTCCATAGGTTTTAACATTAGGTTATTGTGTTTAGCACACTTGAGAAGATTAGGTAACTCCAACAATGTactttatattcctcaaatattGGTTGATGTGATGTAGTTTTGTCTGGACACCGCAGAAAGCAAGGCTAGTGTTTTAACTTGGCAATCGCCGGTTTAAGTGGAGTTGATTTGTTGCTTACTTGTTTGGAATATACTCCACTTTCCTAAAAAcaacaccaccaacaacaaacCCATAACCAATTTTCCACATGGTGTTTCTGTGCTGGGGTGAGTCCACAAAAGTTCCTTAATGCAACTTAAGTATGTAGCTAGTAAGGATTGTGGGTCCCAGGGAGCAGGGTGCTAAGTGATTTTCCTTGCTTGCATGGGGCTCATCTTAggccaggttttattttttttattttttaatttaattttattattattttttttaggccAGGTTTTGAAATAGCTGAGCATATTCTTCAGCCCAcgtcctgcttccttccctcatTCCTCAGGGACTCATTTTGGGTAATTTCCACTTACAGAAATGCTCCCTTAAGGCCTCCATTTACTGTTTCTATTCTAGGCAATTGGAATGacatttggcttttaaaataaagagatgatAATAAGCCACCGTCTTGAGATTTATTTTCTAAGGTAAATTTTAGAGCATATTGAGGGGTCAATAAATTacgaatttttaaaaaagatttatttatttattcatgatagagagagagagagagagagagaggcagagacacaggaggagggagaagcaggctccatgctggtagcccgacatgggactcgatcccgggactccaggattgcaccctaggccaaaggcaggcgctaaaccgctgagccacccagggatcccctaaattatgaatttttattccTACATTTCCATAGCATTGGAAAGGAAATTGCTCTTCACATCCTCAGAAAATGCAGGTTCCTCAGCTGTGTTTATATCCTTGCTAGCAATTAGCACACTttgcaataattttatttataatcatttttattcatttattcttctgtcTGATCTTTCTCCCCTATATGAGCAGGGAAAATAGGGATCACCTTGTATTGGTCAGTACTCTGTCTCAAAGTCCCTGGAACTCGTTAGGCACTGAGCAAATAGCAGGTGATGAATAGAGttctttgctttctctgaaaTGTAGTCATTCTGATTAGCCATGAACTTGGAAACTAAGTTTATTAGAACTGAGGGCAGCCtagttggctcagcggtttagcgctgccttcagcccagggcgggatcctggagacccgggatcaagtcccatgtcaggctccctgcatggagcctgcttcgtcctctgcctgtgtttctgcctctctctctctctctctctctctctgtctctcatgaataaatgaataaaatctaaaaaaaaactgaatgtgCAACTATAGGCTATGGTAAATAGCCTTTAGCCTATTTTAGTAGATGAATTCTGGTGCAGAGACCATGTAATCTCTTTGTGTCACTCCCAGCTGGAAACAGAACACCTGAAATATTAAGGGAAGATGGGGAACCTGATGAGCCCCTATGCAGCCTAATTACTGTCCCCATTCATAGAGATGCTCTTGTCATTGTTGCAACCTGTCCTCACATCCTTGGGATGCCTATTTCAACTACTCACAGCTACTGGGTCTCAATGTAAAGCTAGATGGGCAAAGTATGTTAACAAGTGAAAGCTGTTCATGCCCAGTGGGTGTGAATAGTAGTTTAATATTAAGTTTCTTGATATAAGCTAAACCTCTAATTTCTAAAAGCAacctaatcattaaaaaaaaaaaaaaaggactacagTTACAGTAAAGCTTTACTAGAAGGCAAGGGCTGGAGTACTCACAAATGATGAATTACATccatttggtatttattttcacttcttgaAATGTGATTCCTGAGGCAAGACTCAAGCAAAGGTGGGAGGAAATTAGtatgttttaaaggaaaggaagcaCTTGGAAATACTTCTGGGGTAGGAGGTGGGCAGAGTTGGGGGCGTTTGTTTTGTGAAGGCAGAGTGAGGTAAGAGCTGAGATGGGATGAGAATGCAGCT contains these protein-coding regions:
- the DBI gene encoding acyl-CoA-binding protein, which translates into the protein MSQAEFDKAAEDVKHLKTKPADDEMLYIYSHYKQATVGDINTERPGLLDLRGKAKWDAWNQLKGTSKEDAMKAYVNKVEDLKKKYGI